A window from Vulcanimicrobium alpinum encodes these proteins:
- the pilM gene encoding pilus assembly protein PilM, producing the protein MSRARTFPLGIDLGDDRVRIALVERTGDGDLALCAVASRPAAPDPCAALVDAFEELGTRERRCVLAAAGRDALLRTATFPPLARRERERAARFEASRSVPYPLDDAAVRVVPIDAQRCAIATAPRADVQARSALARRAGLRPVAVDHPALALLRAIPEAAAIVDVGAGATILIVRDEPVPTQRVMPIGGASLTGAIADALGVDRVTAEQRKRTMGMAGAGEHVRDALVEHLAQALAETRAAARADVTSLVLAGNGSRLAGFADALERAAGIPVMTASLHGTHALPADVVRAASPDWALAYGLAMWECAA; encoded by the coding sequence ATGAGCCGCGCACGGACGTTCCCGCTCGGCATCGATCTGGGCGACGATCGCGTGCGTATCGCGCTGGTCGAGCGCACGGGAGACGGAGACCTCGCGCTTTGCGCGGTTGCGTCGCGTCCCGCGGCTCCGGACCCGTGCGCCGCGCTCGTCGACGCATTCGAGGAACTCGGGACGCGAGAGCGCCGCTGCGTTCTCGCCGCCGCCGGACGCGACGCGCTGCTCCGCACCGCGACCTTTCCGCCGCTCGCACGACGCGAACGCGAACGCGCCGCGCGCTTTGAAGCATCGCGTTCGGTGCCGTATCCGCTGGACGACGCCGCAGTGCGCGTCGTCCCGATCGACGCGCAGCGATGCGCGATCGCGACCGCGCCGCGCGCCGACGTGCAGGCACGCAGCGCGCTGGCGCGACGCGCCGGGCTGCGGCCGGTTGCCGTCGATCACCCCGCGCTCGCTCTGCTCCGCGCTATCCCCGAAGCCGCCGCGATCGTCGACGTCGGCGCAGGCGCAACGATCCTCATCGTGCGCGACGAACCCGTCCCCACCCAGCGCGTGATGCCGATCGGCGGAGCGAGCCTCACCGGCGCGATCGCCGACGCGCTCGGCGTCGATCGCGTCACCGCCGAACAGCGAAAGCGCACGATGGGCATGGCGGGCGCCGGCGAGCACGTGCGGGATGCGCTGGTCGAACACCTCGCGCAGGCGCTGGCCGAGACGCGTGCCGCGGCGCGCGCGGACGTCACGTCGCTCGTCCTAGCCGGCAACGGTTCGCGGCTGGCCGGGTTCGCCGACGCGCTCGAACGCGCGGCGGGGATCCCGGTCATGACGGCATCCCTGCACGGCACGCACGCGCTGCCCGCCGACGTCGTGCGCGCCGCCTCGCCCGATTGGGCGCTCGCCTACGGCCTTGCGATGTGGGAGTGCGCGGCGTGA
- a CDS encoding prepilin peptidase encodes MSAVSAAVACAGAVAAAAVDARTGVLPNALTRTTAIAALASAAVGGELTPALAGGVCTGGTLLALHLSTGGRGLGLGDVKLGVAIGAGCGVAGGIVALGAAFVLGGIYATALLGLRHAGRRDAIPFGPFLAAGTAVETLTSVFA; translated from the coding sequence ATGAGCGCGGTCTCCGCGGCCGTCGCGTGCGCCGGCGCGGTTGCGGCCGCCGCCGTCGACGCGCGCACCGGGGTGCTGCCCAACGCGCTGACGCGAACGACGGCGATCGCCGCGCTCGCATCGGCTGCGGTCGGCGGCGAGCTGACGCCGGCGCTCGCCGGCGGCGTCTGCACGGGCGGGACGCTACTCGCGCTGCACCTATCGACGGGCGGACGCGGTCTCGGGCTCGGCGATGTCAAGCTCGGCGTCGCGATCGGCGCCGGCTGCGGCGTCGCCGGCGGGATCGTCGCGCTCGGCGCGGCGTTCGTGCTCGGCGGGATCTATGCGACGGCACTCCTCGGCTTGCGCCACGCCGGCCGCCGCGATGCGATCCCGTTCGGGCCGTTCCTCGCCGCCGGGACGGCCGTCGAAACGCTCACGTCGGTCTTCGCATGA
- a CDS encoding cytochrome c biogenesis CcdA family protein: protein MIDTFASAMRAVSSGGPGAYPLVALAGAASSVGPCVAPRYVAIVALAGTSLHPWRVTATFAAGIVLTYVALGSLAGAIGALQAWSTAIDAALAAVLIAGGAIVLFRSPAHRCAAENAPRRSSVGGTLLLGASSACVVSPCCTPVVAAIAGMTSLGGNASAGAALMAAFAAGHVAPLIALAAAGSRVRAPFARLGATPVPNVIGGTLMLALGALYGALA from the coding sequence GTGATCGACACGTTCGCAAGCGCGATGCGCGCGGTGAGTTCCGGCGGCCCGGGCGCGTATCCGCTGGTCGCGCTCGCCGGTGCCGCCTCCAGCGTCGGCCCCTGCGTCGCCCCGCGCTATGTTGCGATCGTCGCACTTGCCGGAACGTCGCTGCATCCGTGGCGCGTCACGGCGACGTTCGCGGCGGGTATCGTGCTCACGTACGTGGCGCTGGGCTCGCTGGCCGGTGCGATCGGTGCCCTGCAGGCGTGGTCGACGGCGATCGACGCGGCGCTCGCGGCGGTGCTCATCGCGGGCGGCGCGATCGTGCTATTCCGCAGTCCGGCGCATCGCTGCGCCGCTGAGAACGCACCGCGCCGCTCGAGCGTCGGCGGGACGCTGCTGCTCGGAGCATCGAGCGCGTGCGTCGTCTCTCCGTGCTGCACGCCGGTCGTCGCGGCGATCGCCGGAATGACGAGCCTCGGCGGCAACGCGTCCGCCGGCGCGGCGCTCATGGCCGCGTTCGCCGCGGGACACGTCGCGCCGCTGATCGCGCTGGCCGCCGCCGGCTCGCGCGTCCGCGCGCCGTTCGCACGGCTCGGCGCAACGCCGGTCCCGAACGTGATCGGCGGGACGCTGATGCTCGCGCTGGGCGCGCTGTACGGAGCGCTCGCGTGA
- a CDS encoding type II secretion system protein: protein MYRIDAREAERGFTLIELMIVVAIIAILAGILIPNFVNARSQAQTAACESNMRAIATALELYYADNQVYPTASAAGVQPALFTVNGVSYLSNTPKDPAAQSTSGLYSLTTTQATGGAPATYTITCPGVHVGSTLAKVPVSGGASGSVCGTNCTATKIQYVAGAGLQAAP from the coding sequence GTGTACCGAATCGACGCGCGCGAGGCCGAGCGCGGTTTCACGCTGATCGAGCTGATGATCGTCGTCGCGATCATCGCGATCCTCGCCGGGATTCTCATCCCCAACTTCGTCAACGCGCGTTCGCAGGCGCAGACCGCGGCGTGCGAGTCCAACATGCGCGCGATCGCGACCGCGCTCGAACTCTACTACGCCGACAATCAAGTCTATCCGACCGCGTCGGCGGCAGGCGTGCAGCCGGCGCTCTTCACGGTCAACGGCGTCTCGTATCTGAGCAACACGCCGAAGGATCCGGCGGCGCAGAGCACCAGCGGTCTCTACAGTCTCACGACGACGCAGGCGACGGGCGGTGCGCCTGCGACCTACACGATCACCTGCCCGGGCGTGCACGTCGGATCGACGCTGGCGAAGGTTCCGGTCAGCGGCGGTGCGAGCGGCTCCGTCTGCGGCACGAACTGCACGGCGACGAAGATCCAGTACGTCGCCGGCGCAGGTCTGCAGGCCGCGCCGTGA
- a CDS encoding alkaline phosphatase family protein, with the protein MTRFLLSVTRVAIAACSIAAIRTAAVAAPMPQPQHVVVVIEENHSLAQIVGSTNAAYLNALAKRGALFVHAHGVTHPSLPNYLALFAGVTNDNGDGCPATGFDVHAPNLASELLAAHRTFAGYAEALPATGSSVCAAGTYARKHAPWTEFANVPRSLQRPLSALTSFDALPTVAFIIPDVDNDMHDGTIAQADAWARAHLDPLVRWADAHDTLLIVTWDEGYDDPNTVPTFFVGPMVKPGRYTQRIDHYNVLRTLEAMYGLPSIGRARSVATIAGWWR; encoded by the coding sequence ATGACGCGCTTCCTGCTCTCCGTCACGCGTGTCGCGATCGCGGCGTGCAGCATCGCCGCGATCCGCACGGCAGCGGTCGCAGCGCCGATGCCGCAGCCGCAGCACGTCGTCGTCGTCATCGAGGAGAATCACTCGCTCGCGCAGATCGTCGGCAGCACGAACGCAGCATATCTCAATGCGCTCGCGAAACGCGGCGCGCTCTTCGTGCACGCGCACGGCGTCACCCATCCCAGTCTGCCGAATTATCTCGCGCTCTTCGCCGGCGTCACCAACGACAACGGCGACGGCTGTCCGGCGACCGGCTTCGACGTGCACGCGCCGAACCTCGCGAGCGAATTGCTCGCGGCGCACCGCACCTTCGCCGGCTACGCGGAGGCTTTGCCGGCGACGGGCTCGTCGGTGTGCGCCGCCGGAACGTATGCGCGCAAGCACGCGCCGTGGACGGAGTTCGCGAACGTCCCGCGCAGCCTGCAGCGTCCGCTTTCCGCGCTGACGTCCTTCGACGCGCTGCCGACGGTGGCGTTCATCATCCCCGACGTCGACAATGACATGCACGACGGGACGATCGCTCAAGCCGACGCGTGGGCGCGCGCGCACCTCGACCCGCTGGTGCGCTGGGCCGATGCGCACGACACCCTGCTGATCGTCACCTGGGACGAAGGCTACGACGATCCCAATACCGTGCCGACGTTCTTCGTCGGCCCGATGGTGAAGCCGGGACGCTACACCCAGCGGATCGACCACTACAACGTGCTGCGTACCCTCGAAGCGATGTACGGACTGCCGTCGATCGGCCGTGCGCGCTCGGTCGCGACGATCGCCGGCTGGTGGCGGTGA
- a CDS encoding polysaccharide deacetylase family protein, with amino-acid sequence MITRFLASIALVCSMVAAVPARGADNGLPQVAPGGRTPYVAVIVWHDVVGSKEVWFDTPVDTFRAQLAQIERGGYHVVTLDALRAHLERGAPLPLKPVAITFDDNGHGIYENAFPLLRKHRFPAAMFVHTNYVGTTTHGKRHTTWPQLVEMSRSGLMSIQSLTANHPPDLRALSDKEVVHELTLSRSSLAYHLGKRNPVYALVYPEDNYDLRLARLASQNGYALGFTEDWGNAGDSADLLQVHRYSALTRFDQALADVAR; translated from the coding sequence ATGATCACCAGGTTCCTCGCATCGATCGCCTTGGTCTGCAGTATGGTCGCCGCCGTGCCCGCGCGCGGAGCCGATAACGGCCTCCCGCAGGTCGCACCCGGCGGACGAACTCCCTACGTCGCCGTGATCGTGTGGCACGACGTGGTCGGGTCGAAAGAGGTTTGGTTCGACACCCCGGTCGACACCTTCCGCGCGCAGCTCGCGCAGATCGAACGCGGCGGCTATCACGTCGTCACGCTCGACGCACTGCGCGCGCACCTCGAGCGCGGGGCGCCGCTGCCGCTGAAGCCCGTGGCGATTACCTTCGACGACAACGGCCACGGGATCTACGAGAACGCGTTCCCGCTGCTGCGGAAGCACCGTTTCCCGGCCGCGATGTTCGTCCACACCAACTACGTCGGCACGACGACGCACGGCAAGCGGCATACCACCTGGCCGCAGCTCGTCGAGATGTCGCGCAGCGGGCTGATGTCGATCCAGAGCCTCACGGCGAACCACCCGCCCGACCTGCGCGCGCTCTCCGACAAGGAGGTCGTCCACGAATTGACCCTCTCGCGCAGCTCGCTGGCCTATCATCTCGGCAAGCGCAACCCCGTCTACGCGCTGGTCTATCCGGAAGACAATTACGACCTGCGACTCGCTCGACTCGCGTCGCAGAACGGATATGCCCTCGGATTTACCGAGGACTGGGGCAACGCCGGCGACTCCGCCGACCTGCTGCAGGTTCACCGGTATTCCGCGCTGACGCGCTTCGATCAGGCGCTCGCCGACGTCGCGCGCTGA
- a CDS encoding phosphodiester glycosidase family protein encodes MIIRGDVAAARGGFPRRIVRRRVLAIAAGVVVVILAILALLRDEIERTALTWRCHALTGGEATIGALHHEHGGTVLDRVRFVSADRAVTVEARRLALRTAGGVVDVGATSPHVTIALDGIQAGDLAAARSVVAALGGNGVGATLAAGTLTLVRSVRAEPLDAAPSIVLDDVHGSLALTPARTRADLALNVAGGTQHYPVSVRSVEADLPNGGVEITADTLPLATLAALLPSSGIAFDGGMLRRVDVIAGPAVRGRFTLEGASARLEGNAIGAIHGEVAIASNGIGSQLLGGTLNGVPLELRGEIDDVRDWAAFPKEGTRDARALVRMVTSIAEQPNLKWVNVDTTAPGVTFGQYAMTAKDPILKHPETSADIPHVVQLIAVDPHEPTLRFDTAIASDHVISSGERTSQLGIRTHAVAGVNGDYFDIGRTYEPQGMLIRSGTLVRGPTDRMALVIDRAGKVTFAEFHLNGHARYGGRDVPVTQLNTWPAGDATVITRDYGTVLRPAPGVTFAALAPLGGDRYRVTSVRDADRELAVTFGLALGPKLKALPPKPGTTIRLQYALDPAVPDLVTGIGGGPLLLKNGEWYDDKHAPAPDERDVQWPVVALGTRADQTLLFVAVDGRHPERSIGMTRPEFAEMLKRFGVTDAMALDSGGSVTMVSRAPGNADVTVRNVPSDNSAERYISDALFVYSSAPAGTIVTSPAPSPAPTSPPIR; translated from the coding sequence GTGATCATCAGGGGTGATGTTGCTGCGGCGCGCGGCGGGTTTCCCCGTCGCATCGTGCGCAGGCGGGTGCTGGCGATCGCGGCCGGCGTCGTCGTCGTCATCCTCGCGATCCTCGCCCTGCTGCGCGATGAGATCGAACGCACCGCACTCACCTGGCGCTGCCATGCGCTGACCGGCGGCGAGGCGACGATCGGCGCCCTGCATCACGAGCACGGCGGAACCGTGCTCGACCGCGTCCGCTTCGTCAGCGCCGACCGCGCCGTTACCGTCGAAGCTCGCCGGCTCGCGCTGCGCACGGCCGGCGGCGTCGTCGACGTCGGTGCGACATCGCCGCACGTGACGATCGCTCTCGACGGGATCCAGGCGGGCGATCTCGCGGCGGCGCGATCGGTCGTCGCCGCGCTCGGCGGAAACGGTGTCGGCGCGACGCTGGCCGCCGGGACGCTGACGCTCGTGCGTTCCGTCCGAGCGGAGCCGCTCGACGCCGCACCGTCGATCGTCCTCGATGACGTGCACGGATCGCTCGCGCTGACGCCGGCGCGGACGCGTGCCGATCTCGCGCTCAACGTCGCCGGCGGGACGCAGCATTATCCGGTCAGCGTGCGGAGCGTCGAAGCAGACCTGCCCAACGGCGGCGTCGAGATCACCGCCGACACGCTTCCGCTCGCGACGTTGGCGGCACTGCTGCCGTCGAGCGGGATTGCGTTCGACGGCGGGATGCTGCGGCGCGTCGACGTTATCGCGGGACCCGCCGTCCGCGGCCGCTTCACCCTCGAAGGCGCCAGCGCACGGCTCGAGGGCAACGCAATCGGCGCGATCCACGGCGAGGTCGCGATCGCCTCCAACGGGATCGGCTCGCAACTGCTCGGCGGAACGCTGAACGGCGTCCCGCTCGAGCTGCGCGGCGAAATCGACGACGTGCGCGACTGGGCCGCGTTTCCGAAGGAGGGAACGCGCGATGCGCGTGCGCTCGTCCGCATGGTCACGTCGATCGCCGAGCAGCCGAATCTCAAGTGGGTGAACGTCGATACGACGGCGCCGGGCGTTACCTTCGGTCAATACGCGATGACCGCGAAGGACCCGATATTGAAGCATCCGGAGACGAGCGCCGACATCCCGCATGTCGTGCAGCTGATCGCCGTCGATCCGCACGAACCGACGCTGCGCTTCGACACGGCGATCGCGAGCGATCACGTGATCTCGTCAGGCGAGCGCACCTCGCAGCTCGGGATCCGCACGCACGCCGTCGCCGGCGTCAACGGCGATTACTTCGATATCGGACGCACCTACGAACCGCAAGGGATGCTGATCCGCTCGGGGACGCTGGTGCGCGGTCCTACCGATCGGATGGCGCTGGTGATCGATCGCGCCGGTAAGGTGACCTTCGCGGAATTCCACCTCAACGGCCACGCTCGCTACGGCGGCCGTGACGTCCCGGTGACGCAGCTCAACACGTGGCCCGCCGGCGACGCGACGGTGATCACGCGCGACTACGGCACCGTCCTGCGGCCCGCGCCGGGCGTGACGTTCGCGGCGCTCGCGCCGCTCGGCGGGGACCGCTACCGCGTGACGTCGGTGCGCGACGCCGACCGCGAGCTTGCGGTGACGTTTGGTCTCGCGTTGGGTCCGAAGCTCAAAGCGCTCCCGCCGAAACCCGGCACGACGATTCGGCTGCAGTACGCGCTCGATCCGGCGGTCCCCGATCTCGTCACGGGGATCGGCGGCGGACCGCTGCTGCTGAAAAACGGCGAGTGGTACGACGACAAACACGCGCCGGCGCCGGACGAGCGCGACGTGCAGTGGCCGGTGGTCGCGCTGGGTACGCGCGCCGATCAGACCCTGCTCTTCGTCGCGGTTGACGGACGGCACCCGGAACGTTCGATCGGGATGACGCGTCCCGAGTTCGCCGAGATGCTCAAGCGTTTCGGCGTCACCGATGCGATGGCGCTCGACTCAGGCGGCTCGGTGACGATGGTCTCGCGCGCGCCCGGCAACGCCGATGTCACGGTGCGCAATGTTCCCTCCGACAACAGCGCGGAGCGCTACAT